A genomic region of Ensifer adhaerens contains the following coding sequences:
- a CDS encoding DMT family transporter, with the protein MVALAFDRGNTTPVAAGYAGAFVTVLIWAGWILATRHSAGTTLGTIDLGLIRYGVPTLLLAPVWLKTGLLPRKLPVLLLALMVAGSGAVFFQVSAFAIHSVPASSVGILLGGSMPLATALISITIFGERPDRMRMAGFAAIVAGVAILMTRNLAASASAGWIGYALLPAAATLWAIYTHAFRRSGLSPLQGSALIAVWSFLIHLALAACFGSTLASVPTQEIALQITSQGILSGLVAMVAYGFAVKGLGGTQAAAFTALTPVLAMIGGAVLLGEQIGPFEMLAAIVTAAGVALSTGILSVRT; encoded by the coding sequence ATGGTTGCGCTCGCCTTCGATCGCGGCAATACGACGCCTGTCGCCGCCGGCTATGCCGGTGCCTTCGTGACCGTCCTCATATGGGCGGGTTGGATTCTCGCGACCCGCCATTCGGCGGGCACTACACTCGGCACGATCGACCTCGGCCTGATCCGCTATGGCGTGCCGACCCTCCTGCTTGCGCCGGTCTGGCTGAAGACCGGCCTACTGCCGCGCAAGCTGCCGGTCCTGCTTCTCGCCCTCATGGTCGCGGGCTCGGGTGCGGTCTTCTTTCAGGTCTCGGCATTTGCGATCCATTCCGTTCCCGCCTCCTCCGTCGGCATTCTTCTCGGTGGCTCGATGCCGCTTGCCACCGCCCTGATCAGCATTACCATCTTTGGTGAACGTCCGGACCGGATGCGGATGGCGGGTTTTGCCGCGATCGTCGCCGGCGTCGCCATCCTGATGACGCGCAATCTCGCGGCTTCGGCGTCCGCCGGCTGGATCGGATATGCCCTGTTGCCAGCGGCGGCGACGCTTTGGGCGATCTACACCCACGCATTCCGCCGCTCCGGGCTGAGCCCGCTGCAAGGAAGCGCCTTGATTGCCGTCTGGTCGTTCCTGATCCATCTGGCGCTTGCAGCCTGTTTCGGAAGCACGCTTGCCAGCGTCCCGACCCAGGAGATCGCCTTGCAGATCACCAGCCAGGGCATCCTGTCCGGTCTCGTTGCCATGGTTGCCTATGGCTTTGCGGTGAAGGGCCTCGGCGGCACCCAGGCCGCAGCCTTCACCGCACTGACCCCGGTGCTCGCGATGATCGGCGGCGCGGTCCTGCTCGGCGAGCAGATTGGCCCGTTCGAAATGCTGGCCGCGATCGTCACGGCTGCAGGCGTAGCACTTTCAACCGGCATCCTCTCTGTCCGCACGTGA
- a CDS encoding Lrp/AsnC family transcriptional regulator has product MPNLDKFDFAILRILQEDARATNVEIAEKVNLSPSPCLRRIRNLEKSGILRGYRADIDRKEAGLGLTVFVEIKVGRHSRENAQLQQEALLAIPEVVSCFLISGNADFLAEVVVEDLPAYEKLLTDTLLALPGVTDIRSNFAIRSIKTGGPLKLPEPR; this is encoded by the coding sequence ATGCCAAATCTCGATAAATTTGACTTCGCCATCCTCAGGATACTCCAGGAGGATGCGCGCGCGACGAACGTCGAGATCGCCGAAAAGGTCAATCTTTCGCCGTCGCCTTGCTTGCGGCGCATCCGCAATCTGGAAAAATCCGGCATCCTGCGTGGCTATCGCGCCGACATCGACCGCAAGGAAGCCGGCCTCGGGCTCACGGTCTTCGTGGAGATCAAGGTGGGACGGCACAGCCGCGAGAATGCACAGTTGCAGCAGGAGGCGCTGCTCGCCATTCCCGAGGTGGTGTCCTGTTTCCTGATCTCGGGCAATGCCGATTTTCTCGCAGAGGTCGTCGTGGAGGACCTCCCGGCTTACGAGAAGCTCCTGACCGATACGCTGCTTGCCCTGCCGGGTGTGACCGATATCCGCTCGAACTTCGCGATCCGGTCGATCAAGACGGGTGGGCCTCTGAAATTGCCCGAGCCGCGCTGA
- a CDS encoding diacylglycerol/lipid kinase family protein gives MKIKAIFNRDGGTFRTTDMAAYGQKVEEVFHAAGHRIEIAAVSGNEMRETLERTCRRDDLDAILAGGGDGTISAAAGVAWKNRMPLGVVPAGTMNLFARTLKLPLDIWKVPEVLANGVIIDGDIGSADGRAFVHQFSMGLHARMVRYRESFSFRSRAGKIAASTRAAVGVILNPPDFEIEFDVDGHKESRHVSAVSVSNNPFGRDTLMYADDVTAGHLGFYTAPPLSPPGVAKLAFDVMRGKFRDSPLITTMSGHALDLHFPKVERKINCVIDGELLPMGRDVALRIHPGELKLLVGADRDGAPIHRGESPIHRDGSAIQK, from the coding sequence ATGAAAATCAAGGCGATCTTCAATCGTGACGGCGGAACCTTCCGCACGACGGATATGGCGGCCTATGGCCAGAAGGTCGAGGAGGTCTTCCACGCCGCCGGCCATCGGATCGAGATTGCCGCCGTTTCCGGAAACGAAATGCGCGAGACACTGGAGCGCACATGCCGCCGCGACGATCTCGATGCGATCCTTGCGGGCGGTGGCGACGGTACGATTTCCGCGGCTGCCGGGGTCGCGTGGAAGAACCGTATGCCGCTCGGCGTCGTTCCGGCCGGGACGATGAACCTTTTCGCCCGCACGCTGAAGCTGCCGCTCGATATCTGGAAGGTACCGGAGGTGCTGGCGAACGGGGTGATCATCGACGGCGACATAGGCAGCGCCGATGGCCGGGCCTTCGTGCACCAGTTTTCGATGGGCTTGCATGCCCGCATGGTACGCTACCGCGAGTCCTTCAGCTTCCGTTCGAGGGCGGGCAAGATCGCCGCCAGCACGCGTGCCGCCGTCGGCGTGATTCTCAATCCGCCTGATTTCGAGATCGAGTTCGACGTCGACGGCCACAAGGAAAGCCGCCATGTTTCAGCGGTTTCCGTCTCCAACAACCCGTTCGGGCGCGACACGCTTATGTATGCCGACGATGTTACGGCCGGGCATCTCGGCTTCTATACCGCTCCGCCCCTGAGTCCGCCGGGCGTCGCCAAGCTCGCCTTCGATGTCATGCGCGGAAAATTTCGCGACAGCCCGCTGATTACCACCATGAGCGGTCATGCGCTCGATCTGCATTTTCCCAAGGTGGAGCGCAAGATCAACTGCGTCATCGACGGAGAGCTCCTGCCGATGGGCCGTGACGTCGCGCTTCGTATTCACCCAGGTGAACTCAAGTTGCTCGTCGGCGCCGACCGCGACGGCGCGCCCATCCATCGCGGCGAGTCGCCCATTCATCGGGACGGGTCGGCGATCCAGAAGTAG
- a CDS encoding glycosyltransferase family 39 protein, translating into MLDVVNRRPNITVALIAGYFLLCIGLRLAVSTSLEIDESEQAFVSQFLMLGYGSQPPFYNWLQYGLTSLFGPSLATMTVLKNGLLFLCCLFYGLAAREVLNDRRLTAIATVGVLTFPPIFLLAQRDLSHTVAALFAVSLFLYAFIRTMTRPSLFAYILTGAAVGIGVISKYNFALVPTAAILAILPEPRLRARIFDWRILVAIAVCTLIALPHGYWILENLGAASRNTLHEMGTAQQTSYLTKALKGVIALVAASLRGAAIPLVVFALVFRKDLAAIWRAESPWTRVIGRMLLLCLGAVLLIMLAVGATHMREKWLVLFLVLLPLYLALKVEASGVDTARSVRPFLLLVAFIVVTTLVVVSARAVVRPWFGKLSRLSIPYSTLVDTVVKQEGAEPAMVIASDKLLGGNVRTRLHGAKVFVAGNSSSPIEHLTGPLLVVWSDNGKLDSQPPEGLLDILKSLGVAEETMKPQQLALPYLNGNLPDRYGFGYFWIADPSR; encoded by the coding sequence ATGCTTGACGTCGTCAATCGTCGGCCAAACATCACCGTTGCGCTGATTGCCGGTTATTTCCTGCTCTGCATCGGCTTGCGCCTCGCCGTTTCCACATCGCTCGAGATCGATGAGTCGGAACAAGCCTTCGTCTCGCAGTTCCTGATGCTTGGCTATGGCTCGCAGCCCCCGTTCTACAACTGGCTGCAATACGGGCTCACCTCGCTCTTCGGGCCGTCGCTCGCGACGATGACGGTGCTCAAGAACGGGCTCCTGTTTCTCTGTTGTCTCTTCTACGGCCTCGCGGCACGCGAGGTCCTGAACGATCGGCGCCTGACAGCCATCGCAACGGTCGGCGTCCTGACTTTTCCGCCGATCTTCCTGCTCGCGCAGCGCGACCTTTCGCATACGGTCGCCGCGCTGTTTGCCGTGTCGCTGTTCCTTTACGCCTTCATCCGGACGATGACGCGGCCAAGTCTGTTCGCCTATATACTGACGGGCGCGGCGGTCGGCATCGGCGTCATCTCGAAGTACAACTTCGCACTCGTCCCAACCGCCGCGATTCTTGCGATCCTGCCCGAGCCCAGGCTGCGCGCACGGATCTTCGACTGGCGCATCCTGGTTGCCATCGCCGTCTGCACACTGATTGCGCTGCCGCACGGCTACTGGATTCTCGAAAACCTCGGTGCTGCCTCGCGCAATACCCTCCATGAAATGGGAACGGCGCAACAGACGAGCTACCTGACGAAGGCGCTCAAAGGGGTCATCGCACTGGTCGCCGCCTCACTTCGCGGCGCCGCCATACCGCTGGTCGTCTTTGCTCTGGTATTCCGCAAGGACCTGGCGGCGATCTGGCGCGCCGAAAGCCCCTGGACACGCGTCATCGGGCGCATGCTGCTTTTGTGCCTCGGTGCCGTGCTGCTGATCATGCTAGCCGTCGGCGCCACGCACATGCGGGAGAAGTGGCTGGTTCTCTTTCTCGTCCTGCTGCCGCTTTATCTCGCCCTCAAGGTCGAGGCATCCGGCGTCGACACCGCGCGAAGCGTTCGCCCCTTCCTGCTGCTCGTCGCCTTCATCGTCGTTACCACCTTGGTGGTCGTGTCGGCCCGCGCCGTCGTTCGCCCCTGGTTCGGCAAGCTGTCGCGGCTGAGTATCCCCTATAGCACCCTTGTCGACACCGTCGTGAAACAGGAGGGAGCCGAGCCGGCGATGGTCATCGCCTCGGACAAGCTACTTGGAGGCAATGTGCGCACGCGTCTGCACGGCGCCAAGGTTTTTGTGGCTGGAAACAGCAGTTCTCCGATCGAGCACCTGACTGGCCCGCTCCTCGTGGTCTGGAGCGACAATGGCAAGCTCGATTCTCAACCACCTGAAGGGCTTCTCGACATCTTGAAGTCGCTCGGCGTGGCCGAGGAGACTATGAAGCCGCAGCAACTCGCCCTGCCCTATCTCAACGGCAATCTGCCGGATCGCTACGGCTTCGGCTACTTCTGGATCGCCGACCCGTCCCGATGA
- a CDS encoding glycosyltransferase family 2 protein, whose translation MYSIELSVVIPVFNEEDSIQPLITRVRDSLANFPSPWELILVDDGSTDRTLVNARKALSDPGLDLKIVELQKNFGQTAAMQAGIDTAAGRLIATLDGDLQNDPADIPEMVKAIEERQLDLLVGWRKNRQDGLLLRKIPSWCANRLIGKITGVRLHDYGCSLKVYRTSVIKQVKLMGEMHRFIPAWVAGVVPSSRIGEMPVTHHARQHGQSKYGISRTFRVILDLLSVLFFMRYKARPGHFFGSIGLATGALSALILVYLGFDKFILGNDIGTRPLLIVGVMLFLSSVQLITTGILAEMMARTYFRDDDTTNYIVRQIFARDPSDA comes from the coding sequence ATGTACTCCATCGAACTATCCGTCGTCATTCCCGTGTTCAACGAGGAGGACAGCATCCAGCCTCTGATCACGCGGGTCCGCGATTCGCTGGCGAACTTTCCCTCTCCTTGGGAACTGATCCTCGTTGACGACGGCAGTACCGACCGAACTCTTGTAAACGCGAGGAAGGCACTTTCCGATCCCGGCCTCGACCTCAAGATCGTCGAATTGCAGAAGAACTTCGGGCAAACGGCGGCGATGCAGGCCGGCATCGACACTGCTGCCGGGCGCCTGATCGCCACGCTCGACGGCGACCTGCAGAACGATCCGGCTGACATCCCCGAAATGGTCAAGGCGATCGAGGAGCGACAACTCGACCTGCTCGTCGGCTGGCGAAAGAACCGGCAGGACGGCCTCCTGCTCCGGAAGATTCCATCCTGGTGCGCCAACCGCCTGATCGGAAAGATCACCGGCGTCAGGCTGCACGACTATGGCTGCAGCCTGAAGGTCTACCGGACCTCCGTCATCAAGCAGGTGAAGCTGATGGGGGAAATGCACCGCTTCATCCCCGCCTGGGTCGCTGGCGTGGTGCCGAGCAGCCGCATCGGCGAGATGCCCGTTACCCATCATGCGCGCCAGCATGGGCAGTCCAAGTATGGGATCTCCAGAACCTTCCGCGTGATTCTCGATCTGCTGTCGGTGCTGTTCTTCATGCGGTACAAGGCGCGCCCGGGGCACTTCTTCGGCTCGATCGGGCTTGCGACCGGCGCGCTCAGCGCGTTGATCCTGGTCTATCTCGGCTTCGACAAGTTTATCCTCGGAAACGATATCGGCACGCGACCGCTGCTGATCGTCGGCGTCATGCTTTTCCTCTCGTCCGTCCAGCTCATCACGACGGGCATCCTGGCGGAAATGATGGCGCGAACCTATTTCCGCGACGACGATACCACCAACTACATCGTCCGGCAGATCTTCGCCCGGGACCCGAGCGATGCTTGA
- a CDS encoding lysylphosphatidylglycerol synthase domain-containing protein: MISDCESDRRSWLARNRMTLLSAAAIAAYAAFVEWFWGWPALLKQWSEIGFGSAVSALVLLVATYFIRCYRIYDYFPKETAGRFLPLFRVTQVHNLLNIMLPFRAGETSFPLLMRSEFSVPLARGTSALLVMRLLDLHALLVVAAVGLVIGRGSAVLWAAWLAAFVSPLLLFLLKNQVIALARRLLPTKLDAIVDELEAGVPANIVAFLRAWGMTILNWAVKVIVLAWVLAFMGVAPLAACFGGALGGELSSVLPMHAPAGVGTYPAAIAAGAVSFGAHADRAGLEQLAAAGVNAHLLIIVSAVAGTMLSMALGRRR, from the coding sequence ATGATTTCGGATTGCGAGTCCGATCGGCGATCCTGGCTCGCCCGCAACCGGATGACATTGCTTTCGGCTGCTGCCATTGCGGCCTACGCGGCCTTTGTCGAATGGTTCTGGGGATGGCCGGCGCTCTTGAAGCAATGGTCGGAGATTGGCTTCGGTTCGGCAGTCTCGGCGCTGGTGTTGCTCGTCGCGACCTATTTTATTCGTTGCTACCGCATCTATGACTACTTCCCGAAAGAAACCGCGGGCCGTTTTCTGCCGCTGTTTCGCGTGACCCAGGTTCACAATCTCCTGAACATCATGCTGCCATTTCGCGCCGGAGAGACGAGCTTTCCGCTTCTCATGCGCTCAGAGTTTTCCGTGCCGCTTGCGCGTGGAACGTCCGCTCTCCTGGTGATGCGTCTGCTCGACCTGCACGCCCTTCTCGTTGTCGCCGCCGTCGGCCTCGTCATCGGGCGTGGGTCAGCCGTCCTTTGGGCCGCGTGGCTTGCCGCGTTCGTCTCGCCGCTCCTCCTCTTTCTTTTGAAGAATCAAGTGATCGCGCTGGCGCGCCGGCTGTTGCCGACAAAGCTCGATGCCATCGTCGACGAGTTGGAGGCGGGCGTCCCGGCCAACATCGTTGCGTTCCTGCGTGCCTGGGGCATGACCATCCTCAATTGGGCGGTCAAGGTGATCGTTCTTGCCTGGGTGCTGGCCTTCATGGGCGTTGCGCCGCTGGCCGCCTGTTTCGGCGGCGCCCTCGGTGGCGAGCTTTCATCGGTGCTGCCGATGCATGCGCCCGCCGGCGTCGGCACCTATCCCGCCGCGATCGCGGCCGGGGCCGTATCCTTCGGCGCTCATGCCGATCGCGCCGGGCTGGAGCAACTCGCGGCCGCCGGCGTCAACGCGCACCTTCTGATCATCGTGTCCGCGGTGGCGGGCACGATGTTGTCGATGGCGCTCGGGAGACGGCGCTAG